From the Hevea brasiliensis isolate MT/VB/25A 57/8 chromosome 15, ASM3005281v1, whole genome shotgun sequence genome, one window contains:
- the LOC110635690 gene encoding dolichyl-diphosphooligosaccharide--protein glycosyltransferase subunit DAD1 — protein sequence MARSTSKDAQALFNSLRSAYAATPTSLKIIDLYVGFAVFTALIQVVYMAIVGSFPFNSFLSGVLSCVGTAVLAVCLRIQVNKENKEFKDLPPERAFADFVLCNLVLHLVIMNFLG from the exons ATGGCGAGATCAACCAGCAAGGATGCTCAAGCTCTCTTCAATTCCCTTCGCTCTGCTTATGCCGCCACTCCCACCAGCCTCAAG ATCATTGATCTGTATGTGGGTTTCGCGGTTTTCACTGCTCTGATTCAG GTAGTTTACATGGCTATTGTTGGATCATTTCCATTCAATTCTTTCCTTTCTGGAGTACTTTCTTGTGTAGGCACAGCTGTCCTTGCTG TTTGTCTCCGTATCCAAGTGAACAAAGAGAACAAAGAATTCAAG GATTTACCTCCGGAGCGTGCATTTGCTGATTTTGTTCTGTGCAATTTGGTGCTCCATTTGGTGATCATGAATTTCCTTGGTTAA